Proteins encoded by one window of Akkermansia muciniphila ATCC BAA-835:
- a CDS encoding lysophospholipid acyltransferase family protein, whose protein sequence is MAQLKHPKMVDIRDILDENTRLPALVAASAEKLLGLERLNKAYDKIVRDKESGSQENFFQLASRHLNLKLQLRPGDLENIPKKGPVVVVANHPHGLSDGIMFGELLTRVREDVRILVNEQLSLCGELDPWLIKVDVYEDENARRKNLSGMRKMISWLRQGGVLGIFPAGTVSSFSLAHKRVTDDPWNANIAAIIRMTKATVVPVYFPGRNSLLFQGISLINRKARVAFLPREVGRDGRRTHRIVVGKPIPFSQLGQYDSDEAIVSHLRLRTYLLGKSYEKSRRPHVHKKDRKAKMAALTSPVSVQDMQAEIDALPPECLHARQENGDWDVYVADALQIPNILIEIGRLREYTFRQVGEGSGNACDLDTYDNHYKHLFLWDRTHQKIVGAYRMGETDKILARYGVKGLYNGEYFSFSPAALRVLDRSLEMGRAFIVPEYQKRPLALGFIWEGIGQFMARNHHYRYLFGTVSISRDYTNLSRALIVSYLKAHEMEPVLVSEVRAYNPPRKADLKRSESCILPLGLADAQGLSQLVADIEEDGKGIPVLLRQYLKLNGKILSFSVDKHFGDVLDCLILVDIFKTPERSIKRYLGKDAYEQLLPYMQREKEEEKAAE, encoded by the coding sequence ATGGCCCAGCTCAAGCACCCGAAGATGGTGGACATCAGAGACATTTTGGACGAGAATACGCGTCTGCCTGCTCTGGTGGCCGCGTCCGCCGAAAAGCTGCTGGGCCTGGAACGCCTGAACAAGGCTTATGACAAGATCGTGCGCGACAAGGAGTCCGGTTCTCAGGAAAATTTCTTTCAGCTTGCCTCCAGGCATTTGAATCTGAAGCTTCAGCTGCGCCCGGGGGACCTGGAAAATATTCCTAAGAAAGGGCCTGTCGTCGTCGTCGCCAATCATCCGCACGGCTTGTCGGACGGCATCATGTTCGGGGAGCTGCTTACCCGCGTAAGGGAGGATGTCCGCATCCTGGTCAACGAGCAGCTTTCCCTGTGCGGGGAGCTGGATCCCTGGCTCATCAAGGTGGACGTGTATGAGGATGAGAACGCCCGGCGCAAAAACCTTTCCGGCATGCGCAAGATGATTTCCTGGCTGCGGCAGGGCGGGGTTCTGGGCATTTTCCCCGCCGGCACGGTCTCCAGCTTTTCCCTGGCCCACAAAAGGGTGACGGACGACCCCTGGAACGCGAATATCGCCGCCATTATCCGCATGACGAAAGCGACGGTGGTGCCCGTATATTTCCCGGGGCGCAACAGCCTGCTGTTCCAGGGCATTTCCCTGATCAACCGCAAGGCGCGCGTGGCGTTCCTTCCCCGTGAAGTGGGTCGGGACGGCCGCCGGACACACCGCATTGTGGTAGGCAAGCCCATTCCGTTCAGCCAGCTTGGACAATATGATTCCGATGAAGCCATCGTCTCCCATCTGCGCCTGCGCACCTATCTGCTGGGCAAAAGTTATGAAAAAAGCCGCCGCCCCCATGTGCACAAAAAGGACCGGAAGGCGAAGATGGCCGCGCTGACCTCCCCCGTTTCCGTGCAGGATATGCAGGCGGAAATCGACGCGCTGCCCCCGGAGTGTCTGCATGCCCGTCAGGAAAATGGAGATTGGGACGTGTACGTGGCGGATGCCCTGCAAATCCCCAATATCCTTATTGAAATAGGGCGTTTGCGGGAATATACTTTCCGCCAGGTGGGGGAAGGTTCCGGCAACGCCTGCGACCTGGATACATACGACAACCATTACAAGCACCTGTTCCTGTGGGACAGAACGCACCAGAAAATTGTGGGCGCCTACCGCATGGGGGAAACGGACAAAATCCTTGCCCGCTACGGTGTGAAAGGGTTGTACAACGGGGAATACTTTTCCTTTTCCCCTGCCGCTTTGCGGGTGCTGGACCGCTCTCTGGAAATGGGGCGCGCCTTCATTGTTCCGGAATACCAGAAGAGGCCGCTGGCTCTCGGTTTCATTTGGGAGGGCATCGGCCAGTTCATGGCCCGCAACCACCATTACCGCTACCTGTTCGGCACAGTCAGCATTTCCCGGGATTACACCAACCTTTCCCGCGCCCTCATCGTCTCCTATCTGAAGGCGCATGAAATGGAGCCCGTGCTGGTGAGTGAGGTGAGGGCCTACAATCCGCCCCGTAAAGCGGACCTGAAGAGGTCGGAATCATGCATCCTCCCTCTGGGGCTGGCAGATGCCCAGGGGCTGTCCCAATTGGTCGCTGATATAGAAGAGGATGGCAAGGGTATTCCCGTATTGCTCCGCCAATATCTGAAATTGAACGGCAAAATTCTTTCCTTCAGCGTGGATAAGCATTTTGGCGACGTATTGGACTGCCTGATCCTGGTGGACATTTTCAAAACGCCGGAGCGTTCCATCAAGCGTTATCTGGGCAAAGACGCGTATGAACAGCTCCTGCCTTACATGCAGCGGGAGAAAGAGGAGGAAAAGGCGGCGGAATAA
- the cmk gene encoding (d)CMP kinase: MHPAIAIDGPAASGKSTVAKLIADRLGYTFINTGAMYRAVTWYMLEQGINPADTAAVLESLPSVPLSFGKDGSRSVVLYGQHVLGEELTSRQVNDHVSTIAAIPEVRALLVERQREYNRREPVVMEGRDIGTVVFPDTPFKYFVTASEEVRAARRAAEGLTDSIAERDRKDSSRATAPLAQAPDALLVDTSDMTIDQVVRFITDNIQQKLSSR; encoded by the coding sequence ATGCATCCAGCCATCGCCATTGACGGCCCCGCCGCCTCCGGAAAATCCACCGTCGCCAAGCTCATCGCGGACCGCCTCGGCTATACGTTCATCAACACCGGGGCCATGTACCGGGCCGTTACCTGGTACATGCTGGAACAGGGCATCAACCCTGCGGACACGGCGGCCGTGCTGGAATCCCTGCCGTCCGTGCCTCTCTCCTTCGGCAAGGACGGCAGCCGATCCGTAGTTCTGTACGGACAGCATGTGCTGGGCGAAGAACTCACGAGCCGGCAGGTCAACGACCACGTTTCCACCATTGCGGCCATCCCGGAAGTACGCGCCCTGCTGGTGGAACGGCAGCGGGAATATAACCGCCGGGAACCCGTCGTGATGGAAGGCAGGGACATAGGCACCGTGGTTTTTCCGGATACGCCGTTCAAGTACTTCGTCACCGCATCCGAGGAAGTGAGGGCCGCGCGCCGCGCTGCGGAGGGACTGACGGACTCTATCGCGGAACGGGACCGCAAGGATTCCTCCCGCGCCACCGCCCCGCTGGCGCAGGCGCCTGACGCTCTTCTGGTGGATACGTCAGACATGACGATTGACCAGGTCGTCCGTTTCATCACCGACAACATCCAACAAAAACTCTCCTCCAGATGA
- a CDS encoding lysophospholipid acyltransferase family protein yields MNSFYWVFYTLFKSISKAFFSWKVVNREKLIEDGPVLIVSNHQSFLDPPMLGISYEDGIYFFARKTLFQGIFKWALPLCQAIPIDQENPDAASLKHVIRLLKSGKRVLVFPEGSRTPDGEIHDGMGGIGLILSKTKVPVQPLRISGAYEAFPIGARFPRLRPVTVTVGDPIPFTPAELNAKGKDAYQHLTDKIMDAIRSLPAE; encoded by the coding sequence ATGAACTCTTTCTACTGGGTTTTCTACACGCTCTTCAAAAGCATTTCCAAAGCCTTCTTCTCCTGGAAAGTCGTCAACCGGGAAAAACTCATCGAAGACGGCCCCGTGCTCATCGTCAGCAATCACCAGAGCTTTCTGGATCCGCCCATGCTGGGCATTTCCTATGAGGACGGCATCTATTTTTTCGCACGCAAGACACTGTTCCAGGGCATTTTCAAATGGGCCCTGCCCCTCTGCCAGGCTATCCCCATTGACCAGGAAAACCCGGATGCCGCCAGCCTCAAGCACGTGATACGCCTGCTGAAATCCGGCAAGCGCGTACTCGTGTTTCCGGAAGGCTCCCGCACGCCGGATGGTGAAATCCATGACGGCATGGGCGGGATCGGCCTCATCCTGAGCAAAACGAAAGTTCCCGTGCAGCCCCTGCGCATCAGCGGTGCGTATGAAGCCTTTCCCATCGGCGCCCGGTTTCCCAGGCTCCGCCCCGTCACGGTCACGGTGGGAGACCCCATCCCCTTCACGCCGGCGGAACTCAACGCCAAAGGAAAAGATGCATACCAGCACCTGACGGACAAAATCATGGACGCCATCCGCTCCCTCCCTGCGGAATAA
- the recF gene encoding DNA replication/repair protein RecF (All proteins in this family for which functions are known are DNA-binding proteins that assist the filamentation of RecA onto DNA for the initiation of recombination or recombinational repair.): MISRLKLMDFRCYGSFSWQIPQQGAIILGNNARGKTSLLEAVCFLLRLQSPRTARTGPLVSHGKQSFGIRGELPGQIRRILWAPDAPDLRVNGEPRKDQRSYLADSYPVVWMGNDDLSLVQAGADARRKYMDFLGSQWHPGYRLALFSYRRALKTRNYLLKHRHRDKLQLDAYTRQLALHGTELRNLRANLLALLAPHIALAYRNIGGRQEQVSIAYRASEEGDLYERLCASMDRDIRYGQTQNGPHRDDLDITLNGRNAAQFASEGQQRTTAISMKLAQSSLLTEETGHTPIHLIDDVFGELDPTRRIAFLQSLPADAQSLITTTHLDWLHNAPCPLPAFRLEDGALAPL, from the coding sequence ATGATCTCCAGGCTGAAATTAATGGACTTCCGTTGCTACGGAAGCTTCTCCTGGCAGATTCCGCAGCAGGGGGCCATCATCCTGGGAAACAACGCCCGGGGAAAAACCAGCCTGCTGGAGGCCGTTTGCTTCCTGCTGCGCCTGCAATCCCCGCGCACGGCCCGGACCGGGCCGCTGGTCTCCCACGGAAAACAATCCTTCGGCATCCGCGGAGAACTTCCGGGGCAAATCCGGCGCATCCTGTGGGCGCCGGACGCTCCGGACCTCCGCGTCAACGGAGAGCCTCGTAAAGACCAGCGCAGCTACCTGGCGGACAGCTATCCCGTGGTATGGATGGGGAATGACGACCTTTCCCTGGTGCAGGCCGGCGCGGACGCCCGCCGGAAATACATGGACTTTCTGGGCAGCCAGTGGCATCCAGGCTACAGACTGGCTCTGTTCAGCTACCGCCGGGCGCTGAAAACGCGCAATTACCTGCTCAAGCACAGGCACCGGGACAAACTCCAGCTGGACGCCTACACGCGACAGCTGGCCCTGCACGGCACGGAACTGAGAAACCTGCGCGCCAATCTGCTGGCGCTTCTGGCGCCCCATATCGCCCTGGCCTACCGCAATATCGGCGGAAGGCAGGAACAGGTCTCCATCGCTTACCGTGCCTCGGAGGAAGGAGACCTGTATGAACGGCTGTGCGCCTCCATGGACCGGGATATCCGGTACGGACAAACCCAGAACGGCCCCCACCGGGATGACTTGGACATCACGCTGAACGGCAGAAACGCCGCTCAATTCGCCTCCGAAGGGCAGCAGCGCACCACCGCCATCTCCATGAAGCTGGCGCAGTCCTCCCTCCTGACGGAAGAAACGGGACATACGCCCATCCACCTGATTGACGATGTCTTCGGGGAGCTGGACCCCACGCGCCGGATAGCCTTTCTGCAGTCGCTTCCAGCGGACGCGCAGAGCCTCATCACCACCACCCATCTGGACTGGCTGCACAATGCTCCGTGCCCCCTGCCAGCCTTCCGGCTGGAGGATGGCGCCCTTGCCCCCCTCTGA